A window of the Candidatus Neomarinimicrobiota bacterium genome harbors these coding sequences:
- a CDS encoding iron-sulfur cluster assembly accessory protein, with protein MIQITETAAEKIKGLMSQQDLSDEGGLRIYANSGCCSNGSYGMSLENKQHPEDNVFDSQGVRVLVDPASFAQLEGASVEYYKDEHAEGFTILKPKAQSNCGCGGNCNCGGNCNC; from the coding sequence ATGATTCAAATTACAGAAACTGCAGCCGAGAAGATTAAGGGTCTCATGAGCCAGCAGGACCTTTCCGATGAGGGTGGTCTTCGCATTTATGCAAACTCAGGCTGTTGTTCAAATGGTTCCTATGGAATGTCTCTGGAGAATAAGCAACATCCCGAAGACAATGTCTTCGATTCACAGGGCGTCCGTGTTCTGGTTGATCCAGCGAGCTTTGCTCAGTTGGAAGGTGCCAGTGTTGAATACTACAAAGACGAACATGCTGAAGGTTTTACAATTTTGAAACCTAAAGCACAGTCGAATTGTGGATGCGGTGGCAATTGCAATTGCGGAGGCAACTGCAACTGTTAG